GCACGCCGCCGAGCTGACGCGAGCCGGACTCGACCGTCGCCTAGTTTTGTCCAGTGCCTCTGCATTGTCGATGTGCAGGCGATTAGATACCCGTTACAAAATATCGAGCTGACTAGGTATGGTACCTTTTGATCAGAAGACGCACAGCCAGCTGTTGGGAAGAATGAGAATTTCTTAAAGATGTGTCCTGCCACTCGTAACAGCTGGATGGACGGCGTGAACATCGTCCGAGCTGCCACGGCAGCTTGTGGCACCGTTCACCTTAGCAcgcagagcgaaggaaaaagtCACTTGAGAGAAGGGACAACACGCTTTTACGGGACACAGAAAGATGACGCAGGAAACCGAATGACTCTGTTGGCCGTTTACGTCGTTGAGTTATCTTTTGAGAGAAACCGCCGTCATGGTCTTACTGAGCTAGCACTCCGGCGAAGTCTCGATAGCCCGAGTGACTGACCGCCGGCGGTGCCAGGCAGTCCAAGATTGACTGCCCGGACAAAATGTTGGCAGTCAAATCCGAAAGTTTTCAACCGACAAAAGTGTAACCAGATTTTTGTGAAGGAAAAAATATACTGAAGTTGACGCAGGTCCTCTACGTACTGTTTTGCGTAGACTCAGGTGTGTTGCTCTCCAACTCCTCCGGACACATGGTGACAATGCGGAGCGCCTCAGCACCAGATAGAGGTGGAGGTCGCTGAGGTTCTCGATGTTTGAAAACAGAACCCGCAGTGCGCGTTGCACTGGCTGGCGGTATGATGGGGTCTACGTCGGCTTGCCTAACAGAGATGCACCAGACGGACGTCTTGGTGCGTGTCGAGCAGCAAACAGGCACTCGGCAATACTTCAGCCATCGACTGTCAACCGCGACTGAAACTGAAACTAGTCGATTTACGGAGTGGGAGTTCTCATTTCACAACAGCCGCTGTGCGACTTTACAAGAAAAGCATTAACGATAAACGGAGTACGTAGTGCTAGGAACAGGCCACAGCAGTCAGCGAAAATATCTTTGGTATCCGAATCGCGGGGCGTACAGCCACCATTTGACGATCGCTGAAGTCGAGAAACCGGATTAGGTACTGGTGATTCTACTACCACCCACTAGCCTTCTCGGAAAAGTACTCTCCGTGACCGTGCTTCGGTTTTCCACTGTTTCCTCGTTCAACGTTTCGCCAACGAAAAAAGATGTATGTAATTCAATGTTGCGATCTGGCAACTGTTCGgtgctgtctgtacactgcGGTCTTTCGTCCATAGCTTGCCGCTATGAGAGGCGCCGAGTACTGAATCACTCTGTGAGAAGAAATGAGGGTACCACTGGCTGCGTAGGAGGCAAAACGGCGAGGCAAACATCCCTGGGCCAATTACTTGTGAAGTCCATCCACTTGCAGTATACCGCTCAGAAGCAGCAATCACGATGCGGAGCTTCCTGGAACAAGCCAGAAATTCCATATCGATGTCGCTGCAGTCACCGACGCCGCCAGCACCGCTTCCTCCGCCGGTGGACACTATGCATAACACACTAAAAAGAATCAATCTGGTACGATTTCTGGTCAGCAGTGTAATCTTAGAAAACTGTCAGGCACCGCAAGCAGGCGACGGCGGTCACCACATTAACAGCGGGAATTTGTTTGACAGCAGCGATCTCTTTGACGAACGACTGCGAAAATTTGAGAGGCAAGCAAGGTTCTCTAAGGAACTCCAGTGCCGTACCTTATGGGCTCCAATTCTTAGCCGTGTCAATGATTCTGGCGTCACTCCTTGCTCTGGTTCGACGGCAGCTATCTTTCTAGCACAGTGAAGCATCGTGCACTAGCAAGTCACTTCAGAGTGGTATGACCGCTATCATCATGCGCATCAAAGAACCTGCCAGTGTGAATACCCAAAGCAAGATCATTATACATCCGTGGTATGACGAAACTGCTTTTCATAGCGGTAACAACGCGTTCCCACAGTCAAGGCGATGCTATTCAGGTCGATAAAGGAGCTCGTTGAGGTGAAAGCAGCCAATAAATCCTTTCATTACGTATGGGAAAAAAACTTGTCTTGCAGGTGTCACTAAGCAGCGGGACTGTGACAATTGGGTAAGGTTGTAGATCCTTAAATGTGCCACGTGAAGCGACCCACGCACGTGTTTCAGATTCGCGGACATTATCCTGGTACTTGTGACATTCTGCCGATCGAAAGACATGGCTGCTCTGCATTGAAGATTTCCTTAGACATATTTGCATCACATAATGTTGGCGGCCGTCTCCATGATGTCTTTGGTCGCACTTGCCATGGCGATCGCATTTTCAGTAAGCGAGAGGCCCCCCGGTTACTTGCTTCGAGATGTCGAATCTCTGCGCAGGACTGCAGTGAGAGCAATCCATATCTCTTTTGGGGGTTGACTGGAGCTTCTGCAGGTAAGGTTGTTCACCCTGTTATTTGTGCATGATAGATAGTTGAGAGCCGTGTGACACTTAGCAACGATTTGTCTCTGCGCGACTTCAAAAGTCCTCATCATTCGCCATTTGCCATACGGTATGGAGTTTAACAAGCACGTTTATAGGGAAAGTCGGGAACTCCATCGTCCACCTAAAATTCCCAGGTGCTATGGAATATGCCACGATATATTACACTAATTTGCTGTCCGCGTTGGGTGCCGCCTGGGGGTACGCTAAAGGGGCGTTCACCTCGAAGAAGTAAATCCCGATGTTCCAAGACGACTGAGTAGGAATTCATCACCAAGACTTCAATCGTCTGACCTGCCTATATTCCTTAACCGAGCTAACGGCACTGAATGGAGCGGCACCCACTATACACAGAGCTGGCCGACTACGGAGGAAATTATACTGCCGTTCAGCGGACCCCTAATCAGTACTttatttcttcttcttctggaaggcgactctcttgtctttctaTTCTGAAATCAAGTTGATTTGGATCGAGCACGTTTTTGCCGTCAACACATTGCGATTCACCATCGGCTTGTGGTTGAGTGGGAGGCACGCCTGTCCGTCGCCAGTCGCCCTTTTCGATGGGAATAGCCTTGCCCGTGCTTGGATCCATGTATGGCGATGAAGCAGGCCTGTTTAGCAGACACAGGCAACCTCAGAGCTGCTTTCAAAGCGGTAAGAGATCACGAGAATATTTGCACTGTACATAAGGCCAGTCGTACTCTTCAACTTACTGGTCCTTCGGCGATGAAACGCGTAGTTCTGGGAGTTTACTGGACGATGGGGGGCACTTGCCACCGGTATCACTCTCCCCTGTGCTTGGCATTGTGCTTCCTTTTTCGAAGTCGAACTTTGCAAACTCCTCGCAGATACCACACGCTTGCCAAGAGTGCGGGAGACGGCGGTGTCCCCGTGCGCCGAGCAGCCACCTGATGTCACAATTCGAGAAGCGCAGCCACGTTAAAAAGTCTAGAGTTGACAACCACtggctctctctcccctaCTTCTCTTGATGGCACCGGAAACGACACAAAAAGAAGGTCGTTTGGTTCTCAACATGGTCGCACCACGCTTGGAGTCGGTGGCTAACAGTGCGCTTATCCATCTGATTCCTAGGACACCTGTAAAGACGGGAACGGTGACCAAGTCAAAGGACACGTTACATGCTTCACAGAGCTCAAAACCATTACCAAGAACGACAGTATGGCAGATTCATTAGCATAGTGGCATGTGATAACAGCGACGATACTGAAGACACACGCTATTGAGTTCGGCTGGATAAACGGTGCGCCAAGTCCCTGGGCGCAGGCTCACACAAACACTCATTTCTCTTTCAGAGAAATAGCGGTTGCATCTTTATAGAAGTGTGTGGCAAAATAGCCACGAAAGCCAGCGAAAACTTACTAGCTCTCAGGAAATGCCCTTGAAGTGAGGAACCGAAGAAAAGTAGGTATGCCAGCGGTTAGCTTTGGCGTACAAGTAGGAAACTCGCGAGTTATTCGCCAGACACAGTGCCTTCTAGCTACTGTTTTGCCTCGACGTTCACCTCTAACGGAGATGGAGGAAATAAAATATGTCAGTAGTCCATCACAACCAAAGAATATGAGCCCGAACTGGTAATGCAGTGCACCTACCTGTCGATTGCCTGATTACAGCTTGGGATCTGCATGCTGGTACGTTCTGTGTGTCGCAAGTATGCTTACCGTTGACAGACTGCACCCCTGCtcacagaggagaagaaaccgagCGCTTTGTAAGAAAACACTTTTTATAGACAGTGTCTGACGTTGGCGTGTCAAAGACTCCGTGGTGAGGTAATTCGACGATTTTCACGGCGATGCTGCGCCAGGGTTGTCGGTGTCCGCTGCGCGGACCCGCCAAAGTGGCGGTTGCCTTCAAGGAAGCGCCTTTATCACGTGCAGTATCCGTGAATCGTTCATCAGGATGCTCCTCCTTagtttctctcaggagcTTCTCCACACGAGGGAGCCGTCTCATCTTTTCGGGGGATTTCAGCAGTAGGTACCGTGGTCGCTTTGGTCTGTCGTATTCAGACCTATTGGGCTTCGAACGACGTCCACGGGAAGCACTAGACCACATTCCCCGCTTTATGCAAGCCTCTTGTTTCTCGGCAGCTGCCAACACTCCAGGATTTTCTCTGAAAGGAGATGACTACACGGACCGAGCTCTTGAGGCCCTGGCGGGAATGATATCGTTGGCGCAAGAATACAGCCCTCCGACGTTGGAAACCGAACTTCTCGTGCTGTCTCTTTTAAACCAAGGTGAAGATGGCCTGTTCACAATGATCATGAAACAGGCAGGTGTGGACCTAGACAAGCTTCGCAGCGGAGTTGTTGATTTTGTCGAAAGACATCCGACTGTTTCTGACAATAGCACACGGACGTTGGGTCCGGTGCTGCAGAAGGTGCTGTCGAGCGCCAACAGCTTGCGGCTCCAGTGGCATGATGAGTATATATCTGTTGAGCACTTGGCGGCTGCCTTGGCAGATGAAGACTCGAGGTTTCTTGTTAGATTTCTGAAAGAATCGAAGCTGACAGCCAATGACATTCGGCAGGCAATCAAGGCCATCCGTGGCACTCGGCGGGTAAATACAAAGACACCGGA
This Toxoplasma gondii ME49 chromosome VIII, whole genome shotgun sequence DNA region includes the following protein-coding sequences:
- a CDS encoding hypothetical protein (encoded by transcript TGME49_268670~Predicted trans-membrane domain (TMHMM2.0):38-61:80-100), with amino-acid sequence MRSFLEQARNSISMSLQSPTPPAPLPPPVDTMHNTLKRINLATAVTTLTAGICLTAAISLTNDCENLRAVSMILASLLALSGMTAIIMRIKEPASVNTQSKIIIHPWSIKELVEVSLSSGTVTIGFADIILTYLHHIMLAAVSMMSLVALAMAIAFSDCSESNPYLFWGLTGASAATICLCATSKVLIIRHLPYGAMEYATIYYTNLLSALGAAWGYAKGAFTSKK
- a CDS encoding hypothetical protein (encoded by transcript TGME49_268660), which encodes MPSTGESDTGGKCPPSSSKLPELRVSSPKDQPASSPYMDPSTGKAIPIEKGDWRRTGVPPTQPQADGESQCVDGKNVLDPNQLDFRIERQESRLPEEEEIKY